GAGAGAAGCTTTTCTTAATACTGATATTGATGTTGACTATTTTTTGTAGAAAAGAAACACTAACGAATTTCTTAATTGACAAATTTTGGTCACACAACTGAACTTTCTTGACATCTTCAATGTAAAGGCCCCTAGATTGATTTTATAGTAAATGTGGTGTGATTATAATGCAAAATTGCTTAATTGACAAATGTCGTTTTTCTAAATattaacaatattttattttttcctttttttttttaatattttaaaaactctctaaagtttcataaaacaaaatgtgaatatgGGCAATTAATTATTATAAGTACATTCTTAAAAACACTCAGAATTCAGTGAACTGTGAACTTGACAAATTACATACAGAGGACATTGCTTTGACCAACGACAGCCCATTGAGTCACACTTTATTAGAAGCTGAGTTTTCTGAATAATGCTAAGCTGCTGATATGTCTGGACAGGTAAAAGGCAATCGAATGAATCAGCAAGTGAGGTCACCTTGTGTTTAAACTTTCTATTTGACCTAAACTTCTctattccaaaaaaaaaacagaaacaaagaggacCAGTGACAACACGTCTACTGTATTTCtggttgttatttttattcagagCTTTGTTTGCTCTGATGGAGGAGCCATTCTGGGATTGGGGTTGATGGTGTTGTTGATTTGAATGTAATTTGAGAGCCCAAGAGGGaagtgaaagtgttttttctgtgtttgtcaaaCAACATGTGAGGCACTATAGCAAAAAGTTAAAAGTGTTGGGTACATGTGGAAATACATCAAACAAAAGACTTTTCTGCTACCACAGTTGATCTTACATAGGCTATCTAACAGCATTAAGTAGTTGTCTTCAGTTCCATCAAGTGTTAATCTACCATACATGGTTGTTTGAAGGATAATGAGGTCACTTTAGGGCCGACGTTATTCAGGTCATTTGGGAGGAGGCTTTGTGAGGAAATGCTAATGCCAAGGTCTGAAAGAAAACTGAGAAGTTGCACTAAAAAAGGAGGCTTCTCTCCAGTTCTCTGTCTCGCAGGCTTGAttaacaaactgtttttctcaACAGTCATGATGCAGCTTTATAGAGCTCTGATCCTGTTTATGACTCTCTCTACAGGTAAGAACAGCTTAACTAGAATTTTTTTTGGAACATtttaacttaaataaatgtgttgatgtttaaaagtgatagtaaaacacaacaagaaGGTGATGTCAGAAAGTTAAAGAAATAGCTATTAGCTGGTTATCTTATAGACtggcaaaaataataacaaatcatatcttgtttgtttaatccttGGAATaaccaaagtgtaaaagtgttttttatagAGGCTGGTTTGAGAAAGTTGCCGAACaatgaggaagtacttattttaacccaaatcccCGTTCTTTTCCTAAtcctaaccaagtagtttttatgcataaaccaaaccaaaccctCACCTGTTCCACAATCTTAAACACATGTTTGTTATTGATGTTATTGATGGTACGCCTGCCATGCCTGTCATATCTGAGGGTAGGGACAAGCAAAGTATATGGTGGTTTAGGTTGGAGGAGAGGTTATATGTGTGAGTGAGCTACAGGACTTCATGGCTCTTTTGGAGTTTCTGGCCTGATATTAGCCTACAGTTAGAAAAATAAGATTGTATGCCAAACTATTAATTTAAACTCAGTATTGTGATAGGAAGTTTAATTTCCCTTTTTATATATTCTCCACTTCCTTTATTTACGCcatttaatcttttaatgtTGCATTCtaataatctgtgttttatactgttttattattgtggtttttacttctatttttatgcttcttttatcatctgttaagcacattgaatgacctctgtgtatgataatgtgctatacaaatagaTTTGCCTTGTGTTGTCTATTCAGAcaatttcattttgtctgaATTTATCCTTCCACGTTCTCTTACTGGAAAGTTTCTTGACTTTTCCTCACTCTTTGTtaaaatcagttaaaaaaattaaaaaataaataaaaacataaacaaaaatgaGACTTAggtaataatctaataatatgTGGCATGCCTTGAACAGCTgtgttctgtgtctctgtacagtatgtggattAAGGTGCTACACATGCACAGTCGCCGACCCTAAATCCTGCACAGACACCAAATCTTGTCCTGTCATCTTCAACCGTTGTTTCTCTCTCAAAGTAGACGGTAAGTTgttttcgttttgtttttttacatcagaACTAATGACAAAATCAATCATCTCATACAAAATGTTGCCCATAATAAATGTGCAGTCGCTCTTACACACAACATGATATGTTTTGTGAActagtttctgtgttttgtaatCATGCTCAAGGTTTCAACATGGTTACCAAGGGCTGCCAAACCAGTCTAGCATGTGTAGGTGCCGTGGCTTGCTGTGAAGGGGACTTGTGTAACAGTGCCGTGCCAACTGGTCCCAGTGTCATCCTCCTGCTGGTAGCCTCAGTCATCATCACACTCTTTCTCTGAGGCTCTGGAACAGCTACGGCTCAGAATATTATGTTATTTCTATGCTGCACTTTTTCTGACTGAATTTGTACAACTTTAagaataaacaacatttcaatATTGAAAGCTATGGATTAATAGTGTCCCCTGTACCTGCACCAACTACATCAGACTGACAACACACAATATTGCCGGACTATTAAACCTTTATTGCTACAGCTTTGTTTTGAAGCCCTAATTAGAAAAATTAATGACAAAACAGGGAAAAGAATATGAACAAACattagaaaaatgaataaatgagaaTTAGCAAAGCACTCCAGCAGACATAAGAAGGGTGTTGTTGTACCTAGGCAATAGCGAAAATGCTTGGGGCACCAGGCTATTGTGGGGAAAGAGTGAAAGGGATGTAGAGTACATGTAAATTGCAGAGGCAAAAGTGCCCTGCCCTCTGTGTTGTCAGTAGATCCACATAAGCATTACAATGTGACATTGAGCCGGCAGACACAGTATCAGgaacctgaaactgaagcagcaggaaATCATTTCTATGCCTTCTCAgttcacttgtgtgtgtctgtatgcttAGACCACATAGCAggaaatgttcatgtttgttgGCTGAGGCACACACTCAGACTTTCAAAATGTATaaacaactttttgtttttgttaaatacCCACAGCCATCAGTGGGGAAAAAATTGCATCTGCTCTTTGCAGTTTCTTGCTACACAACTCATAATTTAATGCATAGCTCACATTGCATGTACTTCTACTGATTTAAATTTCCGGACACACCAGGATCTAACCAATCCTGGCTTTACTACACATCTCCAAGATATAATGGAGGACCAAATATATAGctgacaactttttttttactttaaggaAATCTATTGTAAACATTGAATGATGACCAAATCCAAGCGACACTCTGCTGGGTCTCtggatatttgatattttttgttaaagttttattttatgggCCCATAAATTTGTAATTTCTATGGAGTTTCCCTTAAAGTATGATGTAATTTGACACATTCTGCATAATTTTTGACTTAAAGTGACATTTGTGAAGCAAACACTTCTCACAACACTGtagacagaaaatgtattcacAGCTGCACAAAGACCTATAAATATATCACTCAGTCACTAAAGACACACTTCCCCTTTATCATCTCACGCTCACCACCTTCAGTTGGTCACAAAATGGCATCAAAGTAAAGAATTTTCAAAACGTACACATATGGTAGAGACTTCGACAAATGAATTAGGcgaaacatttctaaaaatgtaCGATTTGGAATACAGTCACTCATATGTGTTGATGCTAGAGGAACTActgcaagaaaataaacatgtctcTATTTTCACACTAGTTATCTTTTATCATTTATACATAGATTTGAATCCATTCAGTGTTAAATGTCAGATGTTGCCATCGAAGGCACTTACAAAGAGATTCTATCTGCTACTAAAGATGATTTGCATATCATATCACTATGACAATCTACATGGTTGCCAAGGGGATATTGAGGTAATTTTGGATTCATGTACAAGGGAGGAGTCTTTTAGAGGACATATAGCCTTCCTTGTCCAAGTTCTCAAAGAAGACTCCGAAGTTTGACAATATACGGACGGTTTTAGAAAAGGTCGCTTCCTCTCACAGGGTCGATTAACCTTTATATCTCTGTTCACTATGCAACTTTATGTAGTTCTGACCATTCTGGTTATGACTCTGTCCACAGGTAAGAAtctgtttattatattatttgtgCTTTAATTGAGCATTTTAACATAAAATTGTTGTGGCTCTAAGGCCACAGCAAATATCTGAGGGATTAGagagttttatttaattgattgtAAAATATCACATCTACCAAATGAGGCCAACAGAGAAACTGATTCAGGCAGGCTAACTAAGAGAGTATAAAATAAActatactgaaaataaaaaccttgaATGTAACAGCGTGGTGCCAGAGGTGAGGTGGGTCTTGTATAACCTGGAGACAGAGGCCAGCTGCCTCCAGTTACACCCAGTGTATATTTCTTTTAGATGTGATATAAaagttctgtttttaaatcagtgttttcttcttttttttatggtgaaaaatctgaaaaacaacaagccTCAGATTAGGAGTATTTAAAACCATGTGTGacagtattttgtgtttctgcgtAGCATATGGATTAGCATGCTTCAAATGTGCGACCTCCAACCGTCCATCCTGCATTGGGATCGAAGTTTGTTCAGGCTCTAACGACCGCTGTTTCTCCATCAGTATTGCCGGTAAATTGCTCTTCCACACCAAAAGTTTTTATATCTACTGATGCTGACGATTCCTAAGATATTATCTTTCAGAATGGGTCTAGGCTGATATGTTGCTGTATTGAATACCgggtgttttttgttgttggtgaaaGTGAGGTTTTTCCATCATGTCTTACAGGTTTGGTCACTAAGGGCTGCAAAAACCGTTTTCTATGTTTAATCCCCAACTCTTGCTGTGAAACGGACCTCTGTAACAGCGCCATTCCCACTGGTCCCAGTGTCGTCCTCCTGCTGGTATCATCAGCCATCATCACACTCTTTCTCTGAGACTCtggatttgactttttttcttaccAAATTTGTATAACTCAAGATGaataaagaaaattccaatgaaTTCCAAAATGAATGACCAAGTATCTTTTACCAGTATCTGATACAAATCAGATACAAATCAAGTTCACACTTCCTCCATGAAATGGCTGTCTGCCCACACTCTAGGCCAACACTGAAAAAGCTTTCACTTTCTTCCGCATTTTATGTTACTAAACTAACTGCCAGCCATATAAATGAAAGCGTTACAACCCTAAATACTATTAAATACTCACTCTTGAGTATTATGTGACACAGTTTAATTCACTTTCAGCACTGCAGGTAGTGACTACCggacacattttctttttgggGTTTTACCATAGCTGTATAAGCTCGCTGCTGACACCGCAACAGCACAGCACTGTAGACAGAAAATTAGATTTACCTTTATCGTGCAGAATGTATTAACAGCTGCACAAAGACAGCATTTTCAAAACCTACATATATAGTATGACTTAATAACTTTGACTAATGAATTAGGTGAAACAACACTTCTAAAAATGCATGATTTGAAGTGTTGTgcaatgtgtttatattttcatattaatgtaCTCGGCCATCCAACGTCAGGTCATTGTGAAGCTAGCTATATGCAGTAATATTAGAATCACATCACTAAGGTAATGTTAGCCAATCAGATGAATGGAAAGCTGCACCCGTGTATGGAGACATATTGGTTATATTAGACTAACTGTTAGAgccatttgtatttgtgtgtgtgtttgagtaatgCACTGGTTGCCACAGTAGGTGGCGTATTGAATGGCAACACATGAAATGTACAAGTAGAAGAGGAGGCAATTACTCCTCAGGTGTGTTGCTTACCGGGGAGAAGCACACAGTTTTTGACCGTCGCCGTTCAGAGCCCAATGTTTAAgccttttgattattttcatgtaagTTATTGGTATAACGTATGTGAGTGAAGACCAAAGGCTGTTTTGTTACacggtaaataaatacatcataatcgGAAGCACAAGTCGGATGTTTTGATTTATCTTATGGAGCCACCTCATGACGACGCGTCAATTACGCATCCCGGTAGCAGCCCCTCATTGTGGCTTAGGTTTATTTAGTTGAACCCAAGTCATTACATAAGTCAAAAACTGTGTGCTTCTCCCCGGTAAGCAACACACCTGAGAAATGTAACTCAAGAGCTTATGCAGAGTGGTAATGCAAAAGAGGTAAAACATACACTGGAAAAAATTGTGCTTTTTTGTGGGGAAGCCAAACATGCTCATGTGGCTCTGTTGCCTCTAATGTCCACtgaagaaagtgagaaacaaGATACTTGGTTTGCTGCAAAAATGCTTGTTGAAAATGGTTTCATTGCTGAGGTTGAAAAATGGTTAAATGATCATGGTGGtgaggatggtgatgatggtggcaAAGATGATGTTCACCCTGAGGACAGCATATCAAATGTTGCCAGTAAACATTCTCACCGAAAAAGCACATGTAGTGGTAAAAGCAGTAATAAATGTGGCAAAAGCACAGCTTCATCTTGCAttaaagcagaagcagaaaggGCTGCACTTCTCGCTagagctgctgctttaaagGAAAAGCATGCTTTGGAGGCCCAGGAAGAGCAGCTGAGAAGAAAAAGGGAGCAGCTTGAGATTGATGCTGAAATAGCTGCATCCACTGCAAAGTTAGTAGTTTTTCAAGCTGCCTCAGGATGTTCCAATATCTCACAGGCACCTTCTGATGGAATGAATTcttactttcaaaataatgaaGAACAAAACCCAAATTCCAAAGGACTCAATCCTGCAGCAGACTCATTTAAACCACACATGAGGAGTGCAATGCCACAAAACAGCTTGTCAGTGGTCCAACAGGATTCAAGTGAGCTGAATGCACACTCTCAGGGGAAAAAGGAAACCGAAACATCTGGAACAATGCAGTATGGAGATACACAACAAAACCTCTCTCTGCCAGTCAACAATGTGCCACCTGTATCAATGGAGCCACAGCAATTATATGCTACACCATTACAGGGAGACCTGTGCACCATAATGCACCgacaaaatgaaatcacagcagctctggTTCAACAACAGCGCTTAATGCTCTTGCCTTCCCGAGACATTTCAGCATTTGATGGCGATCCTCTTCAGTATAAAACCTTCATAAGAGCTTTTGAACATAGTGTGGAATCAAAGGCTAGCAAAGCTGACTGCCTTTATTTCTTGGAGCAATTTACAAGAGGCCAACCTAGAGAATTGGTGAGGAGTTGTCAACACATGATTCCTGACAGAGGTTATCAACTGGCTAAAGAGCTTCTCCAAGAACACTTTGGAAACCAGTATAAGATCGGTGCAGCCTACATGGAGAAGGCTTTGGCTTGGCCTGTAGTGAAGGCAGAAGATGTGGGAGCACTACAAgccttttctctatttttgcGAAGTTGTTGCAATGTAATGGAGGAACTTCAATATGTGCAAGAGCTGGACATGCCAACTAACATGAAAGTAATCATGACAAAGTTGCCATTTAAGTACAGAGAAAAATGGAGGATACGGGCATATGAAATACTGGAGAGGTACAATCGCAGAGCTTGCTTTAAGGATATGGTCTCATTTATTGAACGCCAAGTTAAGATAATTTCTGATCCTCTTTTTGGGGACATCCAAGATACAGTAAGTGGTTTGCCTGCATTAAAGAGTGGTAATAGGTTCAAGCCAAACTCAAAGTTCAGCAAGGTCAGAGGTAACAGCTTCGCCACAGTTACTGTAAGTGATGCAGCCAAGGGATGTGGATTTCCAAGCTCAGTCCAGCAGGGATCGGACTTAAAGGGAAGCATTTATGAAGCATgtgtctgctgctctcagtTTCACAGGCTGGAAGAGTGTCCAAAACTGAAAGGGAAGAAGCATTGGGACAAAATTGAGTTTTTGAAGGAAAAGGGGATGTGTTTTGGCTGCCTGTGTAGTGGACACAGGAGCAAGGATTGCGACAGGCGCTTAACTTGCAAAGATTGTGGTCAGAACCATCCTACTGTGCTTCATATCCCTGGAAAGATAAGAGCCAACACAGGAAGTGAACCCACTAAGGGCACGGCACATGCTAAACCACCTGCATCAGAAACTTGCGGACATACAGGGGTGGGGAAGGAGGATAGCATTTTGTCTATCGTGCCAGTTCAGGTGAAATCCATTAGGGGAAGCAAGATAATACAAACATATGCATTCCTGGATCCTGGCAGTACGGCTACTTTCTGCTCAGAAGATCTTGTGCAAAGGCTGAAAGTTACAGGTAGGAAAACCAGTTTCCTTTTACGCACTATGGGGCAGGAAAAGGTTGTTTCAACTAGCACCCTGAATGGTTTGGAGGTGGCTGGTCTTGGCAGTAGCAGCTTCTACAGTCTCCCAGAAGTGcttacacaaaataaaatgccagTGAACACCAGTAACATTATCACACAGGAGGAATTGCAGAAATGGCCATATCTCTCTGATGTACGGATCCCATGCATTGATGCTAATGTTGACCTGTTGATTGGCACTAACACCCCTAAGGTATTGGAACCATGGGAGGTCatcaacagcagagaggatggCCCATATGCAGTAAGAACTGTACTTGGCTGGGTGGTTAATGGTCCGCTTCGGgatggagagagcagcaggCCTAAAACAGGGTTCTCAGTGGCTGCTGTCAATAGGATTTCTATCTGTAAGCTGGAGGAAATGCTTATCAACCAATACAGACATGACTTCAATGAGCGAAGTTCAGAGGAACAAGGTATGTCAAGAGAAGATATGAGGTTCTTAAAGATGATGGATGAGTCAACCCAGCTGCAGGATGGACATTACAGCTTGAAAATGCCCTTCAGAAAGGACCAGCTCTCGCTTCCTAATAACCTCTCTATGGTTAAGCAAAGGCTGCTGGCATTAAAAGGGAAGTTCAGGAAAGATGAACTCTTCCACAAGGAATATACCAGCTTCTTCACTGATGTAATTAAGAATGGCTATGCAGAGAAAGTGCCTCAACATCAGCTGGAAGGTGAAAATGGAAAGCTCTGGTATATACCCCATCATGGTGTACGCCATCCCAAAAAGGGCACCTTGCGTGTTGTATTTGACTGTTCCGCTGAGTATAAGGGAACTTCACTCAACAGGCAGCTCTTACAAGGCCCAAACCTCACTAGTTCACTGTTGGGTGTTCTAACCAGATTCAGACAGGAGCCAGTGGCATTTATGGGAGACATTAAATCTATGTTTTACCAAGTTAGGGTGGCTGAAGAGGACAAGGATTTTCTGCGCTTCCTGTGGTGGCCTGAGGGCAATGTGAATCAAGAGATTGAAGAATTTCGAATGACAGTTCATTTGTTTGGGGCTGTTTCTTCCCCAAGTTGTGCCAGTTATGCACTCAGGAGAACTGCAGAGGACAGTCAGGCTAACTTCTCATTAGAGGTTGTGGAAACAGTCAGAAGAAACTTTTACGTTGATGACTGTTTGAAGAGCTCGCGCTCAGACGAGGAGGCAGTTGTCATGATTCAAGCTCTCACTGAAATCTGCCAAAAGGGAGGCTTCACTTTGACAAAGTGGATCAGTAATAGCCGGGCAGTACTGCAAACCATTGAAGAGGAGCACCGAGCGAAAGATTTAAAAGAGCTGGATTTGGATAGAGATGAGCTTCCAATCGAACGAGCTCTTGGGCTGCAATGGTGTGTGGAGTCAGacacattcaaatttaaaatgatgatgaaagaaCAACCACAGAGTAGGCGAGGAATGTTGTCCATAATCAGCTCGGTTTATGATCCTTTGGGTTTTCTTGCCCCAGTAACCCTCCCAGCCAAGGTTATGCTGCAAGAGCTCTGTCGGAGACGTTGTGGATGGGATAACAACATACCTGCAGACATCGGCCATCAGTGGAGAAGGTGGCTGGAAGACCTGAAAAGGTTGGCAGTACTCAAAGTTGAAAGATGCATTAAGCCAAAAGACTTTGGACAGCCTGTTAAGGCACAGCTGCACAACTTCTCTGATGCTAGTCAGGATGGGTTTGGTACTGTTACTTACCTCAGGATTGAAAACTGTAAGAGGGTCcatgtttctttccttttgggTAAGGCAAGAGTTACTCCTCTAAAACCAGTAACCATTCCCCGTCTGGAGCTTGCGGCTGCTGGTTTATCTGTGCGGGTAGATCAGATGTTGAGAGCAGAATTGGAGCTGCCGCTAGATCAGTCAACTTTCTGGACAGACAGCACTGCAGTGctcaaatacataaaaaatgagGATAAACGTTTCCACGTATTTGTAGCAAATAGGGTAACAACTATTCGAGATGCAACTCaagtctctcagtggaggtACATTAATACCAAGGACAACCCTGCAGACTATGCCTCTAGAGGTATGAAGGTTGGAGATCTGCTGAATGGGGTTAGCTGGATTGAGGGCCCAAAGTTTCTCCTTGGCCCAGAAAAGGATTGGCCTGCAGACATCACAGAGGTCACAattgcagatgatgatgatttggaGGTCAAAAGAGAAGCTACAGTAAATACCATCATTACTCAGGGCACTCCAACTGCTACAGATCAGCTTTTATCACACTTTTCAGATTGGAAGAGACTCAAAGTGGCGGTGGCATGGTTTCTCAAATGGAAGAAAATTCTGCTGCAgttgaaacaaaggagaaagGATTTATATGCTGTTGAGCGCCACATAAAAGAGGCAGGTGGATCATCTCTCAGTGTGCCACTGGAGATGGAGAGGGTCAGAAGAGCCATTGAAAGCCAGATGTTGTCAGCTGAGGATCTCTTGGATGCCGAAATGGCCATCATTCATTACAGTCAACAAAAGAGGTTCAAGAAAGAAATCGCTGCACTATCGGCTGGAAAATCTGTGTCAAGAGACAGTTCTGTGTACAAACTTGATCCATGTTTGCAGGATGGATTTCTGAGAGTAGGAGGACGGTTGAGTAAGGCTGCTTTGCCAGAGGAGACTAAGCATCCACTCATTCTGTCAAAAGATCAATACATTTCTACACTCATATTGAGGCACATTCACCAACAAGtgggtcatggtggaagaaatCTCACTCTGTCAAAACTGCGCAACAATTTTTGGATAACAAATTCTAATGCAGCTGTGAGGAAAATTATAACACAATGCTGCTTCTGCAGGCGGTATAAGGGAAGAGTAGGTGAGCAAAAAATGGCTGACCTACCAAAGGAGAGGCTTCTTCCTGATCTCCCTCCCTTTACAAATGTCGGAGTAGATTACTTTGGGCCTTTGGAAGTAAAGAGAGGTCGAAGTATCTGTAAACGTTATGGTGTCATCTTTACCTGTCTTGCAAGC
This genomic window from Seriola aureovittata isolate HTS-2021-v1 ecotype China chromosome 5, ASM2101889v1, whole genome shotgun sequence contains:
- the LOC130169915 gene encoding lymphocyte antigen 6G-like → MQLYVVLTILVMTLSTAYGLACFKCATSNRPSCIGIEVCSGSNDRCFSISIAGLVTKGCKNRFLCLIPNSCCETDLCNSAIPTGPSVVLLLVSSAIITLFL
- the LOC130169913 gene encoding lymphocyte antigen 6G-like, giving the protein MLMPRSERKLRSCTKKGGFSPVLCLAGLINKLFFSTVMMQLYRALILFMTLSTVCGLRCYTCTVADPKSCTDTKSCPVIFNRCFSLKVDGFNMVTKGCQTSLACVGAVACCEGDLCNSAVPTGPSVILLLVASVIITLFL